A section of the Chryseobacterium scophthalmum genome encodes:
- a CDS encoding cyclic-phosphate processing receiver domain-containing protein — MEITKRLLFLDDIRYPIEAYHYTKQDIFLRKDWHIVRNYEQFVNRILEKGLPEMISFDHDLADEHYLEPDSQKFVEKTGYDCAKWLVEYCMDNYLDLPKFYCHSMNPVGKQNIESLLKNFKNL, encoded by the coding sequence ATGGAAATAACAAAAAGATTACTGTTTTTGGATGATATAAGATATCCGATTGAGGCGTATCATTATACAAAACAGGATATTTTCCTCAGAAAAGATTGGCATATCGTTCGAAATTACGAGCAGTTTGTCAACAGGATTTTGGAAAAAGGACTTCCTGAAATGATCTCTTTTGACCATGACCTTGCTGATGAACATTATTTGGAACCAGATTCTCAGAAATTTGTTGAAAAAACAGGCTACGATTGTGCAAAATGGTTGGTGGAATATTGTATGGATAACTATTTAGATTTACCAAAATTCTATTGTCACTCTATGAATCCTGTTGGGAAGCAAAATATTGAGAGCCTTTTAAAAAACTTTAAAAATTTATAA
- a CDS encoding DinB family protein encodes MDIFRLIQDIKAHLKFSFDEVDKWFEKDKTTLNYQPSNGGWTIEQILEHIYLTKFYLLILIEKGSKKAMRNYQSLDLNLEIKNYSFNAEKFEKVGEYGAFEWIRPEHMEPKGELNLNEIRSLISQQYHQCLNYLDLMKNGEGLLCKTTMTINGLGKINVYEYIYFLSLHAQRHVTQMKNNELSFN; translated from the coding sequence ATGGACATTTTTAGATTAATTCAAGATATAAAAGCGCATTTGAAATTCAGCTTTGATGAGGTTGATAAATGGTTTGAAAAAGATAAAACAACATTGAATTATCAACCTTCAAATGGAGGTTGGACGATTGAACAGATTTTAGAACATATTTATCTCACAAAGTTTTATTTGTTGATTCTTATTGAAAAAGGTTCAAAAAAAGCAATGCGAAATTATCAAAGTCTTGATTTAAATCTGGAAATAAAAAACTACAGTTTCAATGCAGAAAAATTTGAAAAAGTAGGTGAGTATGGTGCGTTTGAATGGATAAGACCGGAACACATGGAACCTAAAGGAGAATTAAATTTAAATGAAATAAGAAGTTTAATTTCTCAGCAATATCATCAATGTTTAAACTATTTAGACTTGATGAAAAACGGCGAAGGTCTTCTTTGCAAAACGACAATGACCATAAATGGATTGGGAAAAATCAATGTGTATGAATACATTTATTTTCTTTCACTTCACGCTCAGAGACACGTTACTCAGATGAAAAATAATGAATTGAGTTTTAATTAA